One genomic segment of Primulina tabacum isolate GXHZ01 chromosome 9, ASM2559414v2, whole genome shotgun sequence includes these proteins:
- the LOC142556681 gene encoding auxin-responsive protein SAUR36-like — translation MGKTRGFRLGRKLVKVFNWFIHRRRRLRPAAYERLEPPRGPVSKLCKWVNFLRMGTKGLCSGKSSSGYIRVGHRPIEQPNLPDASVPKGHLAVYVGDKEDDTSRVLVPVIYFNHPLFGELLKESENLYGFNHPGGIQIPCPKSQLENIQMKIAAARGGGSWRRRRR, via the coding sequence ATGGGAAAGACCAGGGGATTCAGGCTTGGACGCAAGCTGGTTAAAGTCTTCAACTGGTTCATCCACCGTCGAAGGCGGCTGAGGCCTGCCGCTTACGAGCGCCTGGAACCGCCGAGGGGACCCGTTTCCAAGCTCTGCAAGTGGGTCAACTTCTTGAGAATGGGAACTAAGGGCCTTTGCTCAGGCAAAAGCAGTTCGGGTTATATTCGGGTTGGGCATCGACCAATCGAGCAACCAAATTTACCGGACGCGAGTGTACCGAAAGGGCACCTTGCGGTGTATGTGGGTGATAAGGAGGACGACACGTCTCGAGTTCTGGTGCCTGTAATTTACTTTAATCACCCTTTGTTTGGCGAGCTGTTGAAGGAGTCTGAAAACCTATACGGATTCAATCACCCTGGTGGGATTCAGATTCCTTGCCCGAAATCCCAGTTGGAGAATATTCAGATGAAGATCGCCGCCGCAAGAGGCGGTGGAAGCTGGCGGAGGAGGCGCC